The following proteins are encoded in a genomic region of Tenebrio molitor chromosome 7, icTenMoli1.1, whole genome shotgun sequence:
- the LOC138135271 gene encoding uncharacterized protein has product MTPLRQTLLTQNLEESANSTFNMELCNVFLAANIPWHKLQNPAFQNFLTKYCGRKIPDESTLRKNYLPKCYKDTIDRIRNELDPFNIWVSVDETTDALGRYVANCLVGKLSEDEPGKSYLLASKQLERTNHETIARFVNQSLEILWSTRVVAEKFLLFVTDGAPYMIKSGRHLKVFYPKIVHVTCLAHALNLVAEKIRYQYEDVDNLISNVKKIFVKAPLRVEMYKEKLKEMPLPPQPILTRWGTWLQAAMFYSEHFDSIKEVVMSFDGSSAVAIQKAQSIMKKPGIKNQLIYVRSNFKIICESITQLEKNGLPLTDSIKIVENVFTSLKKSPGPVAAVALKKLEDVTEKNPGYKFLLELARIFRGEDVPEHDTKMEEIYYKFAPITSCEVERSFSKYKSILVDNRQCFKVENLEQYLVCNVNT; this is encoded by the exons agtacattcaatatggaactttgtaacgtctttttagctgccaatataccatggcacaaactacaaaatcctgcgtttcagaattttctgacaaaatattgtggtagaaaaattccggatgagtctactttacggaaaaattatttaccaaaatgctacaaagat actattgaccgcattcggaatgagctggatccttttaacatatgggtttcagttgacgaaacaacagatgcacttgggcgatatgtggcgaattgtctggttgggaaactttcagaagatgaacctggaaaatcttatcttttggcgtctaaacaattagaaagaacaaatcatgagacaatagctagattcgtaaatcaatctttag aaatcttgtggagtaccagagttgttgctgaaaagtttcttttgtttgtaacggatggagcaccatatatgataaaatctggtagacaccttaaggtgttttatccaaaaattgtgcatgtcacatgcttagcgcatgctttaaatctagtggctgaaaaaattcgctatcaatatgaagatgtggataatttaatttcgaacgtgaaaaaaattttcgttaaggcacctttgagagttgaaatgtacaaagaaaaactaaaagaaatgccactgcctccacagccaattttaacacgatggggaacatggcttcaggctgctatgttttacagcgaacactttgattccattaaagaa gttgtcatgtcctttgatggaagttctgctgttgctattcaaaaagcacagtctataatgaagaaacccggaataaaaaaccaattaatttatgttcgcagtaattttaaaataatctgcgaaagtattactcaattggaaaaaaatgggttacctttaaccgattcaatcaaaattgttgaaaacgtatttacctccctaaaaaaatctccaggccctgtagcagcagtagcattaaaaaaacttgaagatgttactgaaaaaaatcctggatacaaatttcttctagaattggcaagaatttttagaggtgaagatgtgccggaacatgacaccaaaatggaagaaatttattacaaatttgcgcccattacctcttgcgaggtagaaagaagtttttcaaaatataagtccattttggtggataaccgacaatgttttaaagtagaaaatttagagcaatatcttgtatgcaatgtaaatacgtaa